The following are encoded together in the Pleurocapsa sp. FMAR1 genome:
- a CDS encoding molybdopterin-containing oxidoreductase family protein, which translates to MVGTVSNQPKVVYGACPHDCPDTCSMLVTVQDGQAIKVEGNPDHPFTRGTLCGKVSDYLDRVYSEKRVLYPMRRVGAKGSGKFERISWDEALDEITTRFQQIIAEHGAEAIMPCSYLGHEGLLNGLTVGDPFFNRLGATVTERTMCASCSSTAFMMTYGLTHGTDPDTFSHSQYIVLWGCNALSTNVHLWPFIQEARKNGAKLVSIDPVRTRTAKQSDWHLPIRPGTDGALALGMMHVIINENLTDDDYIEKYTAGFAELKQRVQDYPPEKVASITGISVEDIVTFAREFATTQPSVVRIGVALEKQAGGGQGIRAISCLPALVGSWRHLGGGMLQAPMWPFPIRWDVVHRPHFIKPGTRVLNQWQLGRILTGEVPLDPPVKALFVYNCNPVTQAAEQNKIIEGLSRDDLFTVVSEHFFTDTADYADIVLPATTQVENLDLMFSWGHTYVTLNNAAIQPIAEAIPNTELFRRLAERMGFKDECFQLTDEQLVMEVLDWFAPVLEGIDLEVLKSKGFAKLKIEAVPHAEGNFPTPSGKCEFLSSLELDSSFVLPAFRQGFEEYEPGEPIDPLPTYTPQRESVPSNPELASCYPLSLMSIKSHQFINSCFANLPKHAKLEGESQIIIHPDDALKRGISKGQMVKVYNNRGAFQAPAMLSDITRQGVVVAPMGYWRKVSHANNTINAATAATYTDMGHAAAVGDSLVEVELVNS; encoded by the coding sequence ATGGTCGGTACAGTTAGTAATCAACCCAAAGTAGTTTATGGCGCTTGTCCTCATGATTGTCCAGATACTTGCTCAATGCTAGTAACAGTTCAAGATGGTCAAGCTATTAAAGTAGAAGGAAACCCAGACCATCCATTTACACGGGGGACTTTGTGCGGGAAAGTAAGTGACTATCTAGACCGCGTTTACAGCGAAAAGCGTGTATTGTATCCGATGCGCCGAGTCGGAGCAAAAGGCAGTGGTAAGTTTGAGCGCATTAGCTGGGATGAAGCTTTAGATGAGATAACCACTCGTTTTCAGCAAATAATCGCCGAACATGGGGCTGAAGCAATTATGCCCTGTAGTTACCTGGGTCATGAAGGCTTACTTAACGGATTAACAGTTGGAGATCCCTTCTTCAATCGTCTGGGAGCAACTGTCACCGAACGTACAATGTGCGCTTCGTGTAGTAGTACAGCTTTTATGATGACCTACGGTCTAACTCATGGAACTGACCCCGATACATTTTCTCATTCTCAATATATTGTTCTTTGGGGCTGTAATGCCCTAAGTACCAATGTTCATCTGTGGCCTTTTATTCAAGAAGCTCGTAAAAATGGAGCAAAGCTGGTTTCTATCGATCCAGTACGAACTCGAACAGCCAAACAATCCGATTGGCATCTTCCCATCCGTCCAGGAACAGATGGTGCTTTAGCATTAGGAATGATGCACGTTATTATTAACGAAAATCTTACCGATGACGATTATATCGAGAAGTACACTGCTGGTTTTGCTGAATTAAAGCAGCGCGTACAAGATTACCCTCCAGAAAAAGTTGCCAGTATTACAGGAATTTCAGTAGAAGATATTGTTACTTTTGCTAGAGAGTTCGCCACAACTCAACCTTCAGTAGTACGTATTGGTGTTGCTTTAGAAAAACAGGCTGGAGGCGGTCAAGGAATCCGTGCTATAAGTTGTTTACCAGCTTTAGTAGGGTCATGGCGACACTTAGGAGGTGGAATGTTACAAGCCCCTATGTGGCCTTTTCCGATTCGCTGGGACGTAGTTCACCGTCCTCATTTCATCAAACCAGGAACAAGAGTTCTCAATCAGTGGCAACTGGGGCGCATTTTGACGGGAGAAGTGCCTCTCGATCCACCTGTAAAAGCGCTGTTTGTCTATAACTGCAATCCTGTAACTCAAGCTGCTGAACAAAACAAAATTATTGAGGGGCTTAGTCGCGACGATTTATTTACGGTAGTCAGCGAGCATTTCTTTACCGATACAGCAGATTACGCCGATATTGTTCTACCCGCTACCACCCAGGTAGAAAATCTAGACTTGATGTTCTCTTGGGGACATACTTATGTAACTCTAAATAATGCAGCTATTCAACCAATAGCAGAAGCTATCCCTAATACGGAACTGTTTCGACGTTTGGCAGAGCGCATGGGTTTTAAAGATGAGTGTTTTCAATTGACTGACGAGCAGTTGGTGATGGAGGTACTTGATTGGTTTGCACCAGTCTTAGAAGGTATCGATCTAGAAGTTTTAAAATCAAAAGGCTTTGCCAAACTGAAAATTGAGGCAGTTCCCCATGCAGAGGGCAATTTTCCTACACCTTCGGGGAAATGTGAATTTTTATCTAGCCTGGAGTTAGATAGTAGTTTCGTGCTGCCTGCTTTTCGTCAGGGATTTGAAGAGTACGAACCAGGTGAGCCAATCGATCCTTTGCCAACTTATACTCCACAAAGGGAATCTGTGCCAAGCAATCCCGAACTAGCTAGTTGCTATCCGCTTAGTTTGATGTCGATCAAGTCACATCAGTTTATTAACTCTTGCTTTGCCAATCTGCCCAAACACGCCAAGCTTGAGGGAGAATCACAGATAATTATTCATCCCGATGATGCTCTTAAGCGCGGTATCTCTAAGGGGCAAATGGTGAAGGTATATAACAATAGGGGAGCTTTCCAAGCGCCAGCGATGCTCAGTGATATAACTCGCCAAGGAGTTGTGGTTGCGCCAATGGGTTATTGGCGAAAAGTCAGTCATGCCAACAATACGATAAATGCTGCAACTGCTGCAACATATACAGATATGGGACACGCAGCAGCAGTCGGTGATTCTCTGGTGGAAGTTGAGCTTGTAAATAGCTAA
- a CDS encoding AAA family ATPase, whose amino-acid sequence MNFQQEFSLLLRACYPLIYLPTNEEERAEKAIAAVTEKVGKRNVFIWDFVNGYQENPNNAGFGKRNPLQALEFITNMPKKAGGVFILRDFQRFLEDIAISRELRNLARILKSQPKNIVIIAPQVNIPEELAEVITIVDFPLPTTPEIKTEITRLISATGQTLSDKLLTEFVRAAKGLSTERIRRVLTKAIASTGQLEQEDVELILEEKRQSIRQTQILDFYPATEQISDIGGLDNLKSWLLRRGGAFSEQARAYGLPNPRGLLLVGIQGTGKSLTAKAIAHHWHLPLLRLDVGRLFAGLVGESESRTRQTIELAEALSPCILWIDEIDKGFAGVDGKGDSGTTSRVFGTFITWLAEKKSPVFVVATANNIRSLPPEMLRKGRFDEIFFVGLPNQEERQAIFKVHLVKLRPHNPGNYDVKRLAYETPEFSGAEIEQTIIEAMHIGFSQNRDFTTDDILEAASQIVPLAKTAQEQIEFLQKWVAAGKARLASKNNGLSDRIQSQLN is encoded by the coding sequence ATGAACTTTCAACAAGAGTTTAGCCTTCTATTACGTGCCTGTTATCCCTTGATTTATCTGCCTACCAACGAGGAAGAAAGGGCAGAAAAAGCGATCGCTGCTGTCACCGAGAAAGTAGGCAAGCGCAATGTTTTTATTTGGGATTTTGTCAACGGCTATCAAGAAAACCCTAATAATGCAGGTTTTGGTAAGCGTAACCCTCTACAGGCATTAGAATTTATTACTAATATGCCCAAAAAGGCAGGAGGAGTATTTATACTGCGAGATTTTCAGCGTTTTTTAGAAGATATTGCTATTTCTCGCGAATTACGCAACCTAGCGCGGATCTTAAAGTCACAACCAAAAAATATCGTGATTATTGCTCCTCAAGTTAACATACCCGAAGAATTAGCCGAAGTCATTACGATAGTTGATTTCCCTTTGCCCACTACCCCAGAAATCAAAACCGAAATTACTCGTTTAATTTCGGCAACGGGACAAACTCTGTCTGATAAACTTTTAACTGAATTTGTCAGAGCGGCTAAAGGACTTTCTACAGAAAGGATTAGAAGAGTATTAACTAAAGCGATCGCCAGTACAGGTCAGCTTGAACAAGAAGATGTAGAGCTAATCCTGGAAGAAAAACGCCAGTCAATTCGGCAAACGCAAATATTAGACTTCTATCCCGCCACCGAACAAATTTCCGATATAGGCGGTCTAGACAACCTTAAAAGCTGGCTACTGCGTCGGGGAGGAGCATTTAGCGAGCAAGCTAGAGCTTATGGCTTGCCTAATCCCAGAGGACTATTATTAGTGGGGATACAGGGAACAGGAAAATCTTTGACGGCAAAAGCGATCGCTCATCACTGGCATTTACCTTTGTTGCGGTTGGACGTAGGACGTTTGTTTGCTGGTTTGGTAGGAGAATCAGAATCTCGTACTCGCCAAACTATCGAATTAGCCGAAGCTCTCTCTCCGTGTATATTATGGATTGATGAAATTGATAAAGGTTTTGCAGGAGTAGACGGAAAAGGAGATTCAGGCACTACTAGCCGTGTTTTTGGTACGTTTATCACCTGGTTGGCAGAAAAAAAATCGCCTGTATTTGTCGTGGCTACAGCCAATAATATTCGCTCTCTCCCTCCAGAAATGTTGCGAAAAGGCAGGTTTGATGAGATATTTTTTGTGGGATTACCTAATCAAGAAGAACGACAGGCTATTTTTAAAGTACATTTAGTTAAATTACGTCCCCATAACCCAGGCAATTATGATGTCAAGCGGTTAGCATATGAAACACCAGAATTTTCTGGGGCAGAAATTGAACAGACGATCATCGAAGCAATGCACATTGGCTTTAGCCAAAATCGTGATTTTACTACAGATGATATCCTAGAGGCTGCAAGCCAAATTGTTCCCCTGGCAAAAACAGCCCAAGAACAAATTGAATTTCTGCAAAAATGGGTGGCAGCGGGAAAAGCTCGTCTGGCATCTAAAAATAATGGTTTAAGCGATCGCATTCAAAGTCAACTTAATTAA
- a CDS encoding SH3 domain-containing protein yields the protein MTKSTFVQRLSSTVQFILGFILGISLIAGLSGTVIFAYYKKMSTLPKKPVFPEVPAQPSASKDTQPSTSIEPLEPKSNMVEESEKLAQEKETKPESQPESELPPNAYRAEVTWPQGLSLRAEPDVNADRIGGVGFEKNIIILEESADGKWQRVRIPGSEQEGWVKGGNIKRTSE from the coding sequence ATGACTAAATCTACCTTTGTTCAACGTTTATCATCCACTGTCCAATTTATCTTGGGCTTTATTCTCGGCATTAGTTTAATTGCGGGATTATCAGGCACAGTAATATTTGCTTACTATAAGAAAATGTCTACCTTGCCAAAAAAACCAGTTTTTCCTGAAGTCCCAGCACAACCATCAGCATCCAAAGACACTCAACCATCCACAAGTATTGAACCTTTAGAGCCTAAGTCTAATATGGTTGAAGAATCAGAGAAGTTAGCTCAGGAGAAGGAGACTAAACCAGAATCCCAACCTGAATCTGAGCTACCGCCCAATGCCTATCGCGCAGAGGTTACTTGGCCTCAAGGTCTAAGTTTAAGAGCCGAACCCGACGTAAATGCTGACAGGATTGGCGGAGTAGGTTTTGAGAAAAATATTATCATTCTCGAAGAGTCTGCTGATGGCAAGTGGCAAAGAGTTAGAATTCCTGGGAGTGAGCAGGAAGGTTGGGTAAAGGGGGGAAATATCAAGCGTACTTCTGAGTGA
- a CDS encoding YkvA family protein, protein MKQWRQKARELKKEIYALYYACQDGRIPWYVKFLASCAIAYALSPIDLIPDFIPVLGLLDDLILLPLAITLILKLIPTDIMDDCRRQAETALRSPKNKFYRHATVIIICIWFLTGALLVFWLKNLSR, encoded by the coding sequence ATGAAACAATGGCGACAAAAAGCAAGAGAACTTAAAAAAGAAATCTATGCTCTTTACTATGCTTGCCAAGATGGGAGAATTCCCTGGTACGTAAAATTTTTAGCTAGTTGCGCGATCGCTTATGCTCTCAGTCCCATCGATCTAATTCCCGATTTTATCCCAGTCTTAGGACTGCTTGACGATCTGATCTTACTGCCGTTGGCAATCACTCTGATTCTGAAACTAATTCCAACCGATATTATGGATGATTGTCGTCGTCAAGCAGAAACGGCGTTGCGATCGCCTAAGAATAAATTCTATCGTCACGCAACTGTAATTATTATTTGTATTTGGTTTTTAACAGGTGCTTTATTAGTTTTCTGGTTAAAAAATTTAAGTCGCTAA
- a CDS encoding response regulator transcription factor: MRILLVEDDDRIAKPLVEGLKNERHVVEVARDGLEGWEYAQGAEFDLILLDLMLPKLDGIELCKRLRTAKSTALILMLTAKDTIDDKVIGLDAGADDYLVKPFKLKELAARVRALSRRSYELKPQIFSYEELQLNPSTGAVTYQDNSLSLTPKEYLILEYFLRHPQQILTRSAILDQLWEFDNSSGEGTIKTHITNLRQKLKAAGSKDNLIETVYGIGYRLGSLGSRK, from the coding sequence ATGCGAATTCTATTGGTAGAAGACGATGATCGCATTGCTAAACCACTAGTAGAAGGTTTAAAAAACGAACGTCATGTAGTGGAAGTAGCCAGGGATGGTTTGGAGGGTTGGGAATATGCTCAGGGGGCTGAGTTTGACCTAATTTTGCTAGATCTGATGTTGCCAAAACTTGATGGAATTGAGCTTTGTAAGCGTTTACGAACAGCTAAATCTACGGCATTAATTTTGATGCTTACTGCTAAAGATACTATCGATGACAAGGTGATTGGGCTAGATGCGGGAGCAGATGACTATTTGGTTAAACCATTTAAACTCAAAGAACTAGCAGCCAGAGTCAGAGCTTTATCTCGCAGAAGCTACGAACTTAAACCACAAATTTTTAGCTACGAAGAATTACAGCTTAATCCTAGTACGGGAGCAGTAACTTATCAAGATAATTCACTCTCATTAACCCCAAAAGAATATTTGATTCTAGAATACTTTTTACGTCATCCCCAGCAAATTTTAACCCGTTCGGCTATTCTCGATCAGCTTTGGGAATTTGACAACTCATCGGGTGAAGGAACGATCAAAACTCATATCACTAACTTGCGCCAGAAACTTAAAGCAGCAGGAAGTAAGGATAATTTAATCGAAACAGTTTATGGCATTGGCTATCGTTTGGGGTCACTAGGAAGTAGGAAGTAA
- a CDS encoding GGDEF domain-containing protein, whose translation MPTSNRGTLIIGIFSVLLIGILDYLITVDIYLSICYLIPVLIVTKYLDEQAGILLSIICTLSWYIAEKAAKTDLSTVILIWNALVRLSVFLIVVHLMSALKNAYEREKNLARVDSLTKIYNRRCFIEMLNAETKRSIRNERCLTLVYFDVDNFKSVNDVFGHAKGDKLLCLIANTVTQCIRETDVFARLGGDEFALLLPETNYESTQLVLKRIQQELMIKVKEKSFDVSFSIGAVTFVKLSNSVDKMLERADSLMYQVKNNGKNSIKHELYKGLL comes from the coding sequence ATGCCTACTTCTAATCGTGGCACTTTGATTATTGGGATATTTAGTGTTTTGCTGATCGGCATACTCGATTATTTGATTACTGTCGATATTTACCTGTCAATTTGTTATCTGATTCCAGTCTTGATTGTTACTAAGTATTTGGATGAGCAAGCAGGCATTTTATTATCAATTATCTGTACGCTTAGCTGGTACATAGCTGAGAAGGCAGCTAAAACAGACTTAAGTACTGTCATATTAATCTGGAATGCTCTTGTTAGATTGAGCGTATTTTTAATAGTGGTTCATTTAATGTCGGCTCTTAAAAATGCCTATGAACGAGAAAAAAATTTAGCTCGTGTTGATAGCTTGACCAAAATATATAATCGCCGTTGCTTTATAGAAATGCTGAATGCTGAAACCAAGAGAAGTATACGTAACGAGCGTTGCTTAACTCTGGTATATTTTGATGTAGATAATTTTAAGTCAGTTAACGATGTGTTTGGACACGCCAAAGGAGATAAATTATTATGTTTAATTGCTAATACAGTTACTCAATGTATTCGTGAAACTGATGTCTTTGCTCGTTTAGGAGGCGATGAGTTTGCTTTATTATTACCTGAAACAAATTATGAATCAACTCAGTTAGTTTTAAAACGTATACAACAAGAATTAATGATTAAGGTTAAAGAAAAATCATTCGACGTAAGCTTTAGTATTGGGGCTGTTACTTTTGTGAAATTATCAAATTCAGTTGATAAAATGCTTGAAAGAGCAGATAGTTTGATGTATCAAGTGAAAAATAATGGTAAAAATAGCATAAAACATGAACTATATAAAGGGTTACTTTAA
- a CDS encoding Mur ligase family protein — translation MQLLDRVRLGLAVGVAKTVTGVVRSLRLGAASVLPGEISRRLHSRLLPLLFEQVSNGVILVVGTNGKTTTSLLLKQILSDRGFKVVHNSSGANLLNGLITALLNSTNMTGKLSADYAILEVDENILPLILKDCQPKYILALNLFRDQLDRYGEVDTIAQRWVKAIAPLPATTIVLNADDPSLSGLGQKLKQKVLYFGLNEPELYLDEIPHAVDSIYCPSCGHLLDYQGVYLSHLGDYRCPSCGFEKSKTSLDSKEYPQILIGVYNKYNTLAAALIAKEMGIETNHIFSTIENFKAAFGRAEELEIDNKQVRIMLSKNPVGMNETIRAVNNIKKTGKSEVTLLVLNDRIPDGTDVSWIWDVDTEELVKLGGTLIVSGDRTYDMALRLAYSSEEIEADKTNFQLLVKENLQEAITTALKHTDKEDTLHIIPTYSAMLEVREILIGRKIL, via the coding sequence ATGCAACTATTGGATCGAGTTCGTTTGGGTTTGGCTGTAGGGGTCGCAAAAACTGTTACAGGAGTGGTGCGATCGCTGCGCTTGGGTGCAGCTTCTGTTCTACCAGGAGAAATATCTCGTCGTCTTCATTCCCGCTTGCTGCCACTATTATTTGAGCAGGTAAGCAACGGGGTAATCTTAGTAGTAGGGACAAATGGTAAAACTACCACCTCTTTGTTACTCAAGCAAATTTTAAGCGATCGCGGTTTTAAAGTAGTTCATAATTCTAGCGGTGCTAATCTTCTCAATGGCTTGATTACTGCTTTGTTAAACAGCACAAATATGACTGGCAAACTTTCTGCTGATTACGCCATCTTAGAAGTAGACGAAAACATTTTGCCCCTAATTTTGAAAGATTGTCAGCCGAAGTATATTCTGGCGTTAAATCTCTTTCGCGATCAGCTAGATAGATACGGTGAAGTAGATACAATTGCTCAACGTTGGGTTAAAGCGATCGCACCCTTACCAGCAACAACTATCGTTTTAAACGCAGACGATCCCAGCCTTTCTGGTCTAGGACAAAAGCTCAAGCAAAAGGTTCTTTATTTTGGACTTAACGAACCAGAATTATATCTTGATGAGATTCCTCACGCCGTTGATTCAATCTATTGTCCTAGCTGTGGACATCTTTTAGACTATCAGGGAGTTTATCTTTCTCATCTAGGAGATTATCGTTGTCCTAGCTGTGGTTTTGAGAAAAGCAAAACGTCTTTGGACAGTAAAGAATATCCGCAAATTTTAATCGGGGTTTATAATAAATATAACACTTTGGCAGCAGCTTTGATTGCTAAAGAAATGGGCATTGAAACTAACCATATCTTTAGTACGATCGAGAACTTTAAAGCTGCCTTTGGGCGCGCGGAAGAACTAGAAATTGATAACAAACAGGTTCGCATAATGTTATCTAAAAACCCTGTCGGCATGAATGAAACAATCAGGGCAGTAAATAACATTAAAAAGACTGGTAAATCTGAGGTAACACTATTAGTATTAAACGATCGCATTCCCGACGGTACTGATGTCTCTTGGATTTGGGATGTAGATACCGAAGAGTTGGTTAAGCTAGGGGGGACTCTAATTGTCAGCGGCGATCGCACTTACGATATGGCATTAAGATTGGCTTATAGCTCAGAAGAAATTGAAGCCGATAAAACAAATTTTCAACTATTAGTTAAAGAGAATTTACAAGAGGCAATAACTACTGCTCTAAAACATACCGATAAAGAAGACACTTTGCATATTATTCCTACTTATTCAGCAATGTTAGAAGTTAGAGAAATTTTAATCGGACGCAAGATTCTTTGA
- a CDS encoding ATP-binding protein: protein MTPTQLKNYLNQLISQNIKISTMIWGAPGIGKSSIVAQLAQEHEIDFVDVRLSQLAPTDLRGLPVAIDGISKWYPPEFLPRKGKGILFMDELNMAPPALQGVAQQLILDRRVGSYIVPEDWYVWAAGNRKEDRAAVFDMPTPLANRFLHLQVEADFDSFKAHALEKQVHEQIIAFLSFRSTLLHKLDPQQPAWCSPRSWVMASDLHYAGLDIASAVGEGAAAEFAAYITLYKTLPNLEPILQGNGNAIAFPEEPSVRYATTTGLTVRATDANQAYNAFNWLSEKATAEWVQLFAVDMFRQMRSRGQMGALAKLVKQDSQLQKFLKDFQELVGF, encoded by the coding sequence ATGACACCAACCCAACTAAAAAACTACCTCAATCAACTTATTAGCCAAAACATCAAAATCAGTACTATGATTTGGGGTGCGCCAGGAATCGGAAAATCTAGTATTGTAGCTCAACTTGCCCAAGAACATGAGATCGATTTTGTTGACGTGCGCTTGTCTCAACTCGCACCTACCGACTTGCGGGGTTTACCTGTAGCCATAGATGGTATATCCAAATGGTATCCTCCTGAATTTCTTCCCAGAAAAGGTAAGGGAATCTTGTTTATGGATGAATTAAATATGGCACCTCCAGCTTTACAGGGAGTGGCGCAGCAGCTAATTTTAGATCGTCGGGTGGGTTCTTATATCGTTCCCGAAGATTGGTATGTTTGGGCTGCGGGAAATCGCAAAGAAGATCGCGCAGCCGTGTTTGATATGCCTACACCCTTGGCTAATCGATTCTTGCATTTACAGGTAGAAGCCGATTTTGACAGCTTTAAAGCTCATGCGCTGGAAAAGCAGGTACACGAACAGATAATTGCTTTTCTTTCCTTTCGTTCCACTCTCTTACACAAGCTCGATCCCCAGCAACCCGCTTGGTGTTCTCCTCGTTCCTGGGTAATGGCAAGCGATCTACATTATGCTGGCTTAGATATTGCTAGTGCGGTGGGAGAAGGCGCAGCAGCAGAATTCGCAGCTTATATCACCTTATACAAAACACTGCCCAACTTAGAACCTATTTTACAGGGAAATGGTAATGCGATCGCTTTTCCTGAAGAACCATCGGTAAGATATGCCACCACCACAGGTTTAACCGTTAGGGCTACCGATGCTAACCAGGCTTATAACGCTTTTAACTGGTTAAGTGAGAAAGCTACTGCCGAATGGGTACAGTTATTTGCCGTTGATATGTTCCGTCAGATGCGAAGTAGAGGACAAATGGGTGCATTGGCAAAGTTGGTTAAACAGGATAGCCAGTTACAGAAGTTTTTGAAAGATTTTCAAGAATTAGTTGGCTTTTAA